The Candidatus Bathyarchaeia archaeon nucleotide sequence CGCTGACCTCACCCAGATGGACGCGGTCAATTCATCGCTCTATGACGGTTCAACGGCTTTGGGCGAGGCGGCCCGTATGGCTTCTAGGGCTACTGGAAGGAAAAAGATTCTCGTCCCGCAAAGCCTGCATCCTGCTAAGTTTTCGGTTCTGAAAAACTACACCGAGCCCGCTGGCATCGGACTCGAGACCTTCATGTATGACATGGAAACAGGCGGGCTAAGTCCGTCCGACTTGCAATCGAAAGTCGACCGAGATACCGCCGCAGTTTATTGCGAAGTTCCATCATTCTTCGGAGTTCTTGATCCAGAAGTCGCCAACATTCCTTCGATCTGCCATTCGAAAGGCGCCTTGTCAATAATTGGCTTTGATCCGATATCGCTAGGAGGATTGAAGCCTCCAGGAGAGTACGGAGCTGACATCGTGATCGCCGAGGGGCAGTCGATATCGACAGAGATGAACTTCGGTGGACCGGCTCTCGGAATCATCGGGTGCCGAGGCGAGAACTTGATCCGTCAACTTCCCGGCAGGCTGATCGGTATGACCACCACTCTGGACGGAAAAGAGAGGGCGTTCAGCATGGTTCTTCAAACCAGAGAACAACATATTCGCCGAGAAAAGGCGACGTCCAACATCTGCACAAACGAGGCTCTCTTCGCTATCGGGGCAGCTGCTTATCTTTCGCTCTTAGGGCCACAGGGCCTCCGCCAACTCTTCGAGAGCATCCTCGTCAAAACGAGCTATGCGATCAAGACGCTTAGCGAGATACCGGGCGTCATAGTACCCCGCTTCACCAGCCCGCACTATCAGGAGTTTGTCGCTTCGTTCAAAGGAGCGAAGGGAACTCTGGCCAAGTTGAACAAGTCGCTGCTTAGCCACGGAGTTCATGGTGGTAAGAGTCTTGTCAAGGATTTCCCCGAGCTGGGCGAAAGCGCGCTATTCTGCGTAACAGAAGTTCACAGCACCGAAGCGATTGACAAGCTCCGGCTCCTCATCGAAAAGCTTCAGAAGGCGTAGCAAAATGTATCACCAGGCAAAGTGGGACGAGCCACTCATCATCGAGAGGTCGGGCGATGGTAAGAAAGGACATAATCCTGCGATCCCGAGTGATATCGAGCGGAAGATTGTTGGACAGGACATCTGGAAGAGCGTTCCAAAGGCTCTGCTGAGAAATGGACTGCCCCCGCTACCTGAGATTTCGGAGCCTGAAGTAGTTCGCCACTACACCCGCCTCTCGCAGGAGAACTTTTCGGTGGACTTGGGAATCTACCCTCTCGGCAGTTGTACCATGAAGTACAACCCGAAAGTCTCCGAAGCTATCGCTCAGAACCCTAAGCTCGAGAAAATTCACCCAGAGCAAGACGAGTCGACAGTGCAGGGAATTCTCGGTCTGTTGTACCGGCTGGATAGGTTTCTGGCGGAGATTACAGGGATGAGTCGAATGTCTCTCCAGCCTGTCGCTGGCGCCGCTGGAGAATATCTTGGAGCTCTCATAATGCGCGCCTACCACAAGTCGAAAGGAGAATTGGAACAGCGACGTGAAATGATAATCCCCGACTCTGCTCACGGAACAAATCCCGCCAGTGCAGCGATGGCAGGATTCAGCGTTGTCGTGGTCCCGTCCAGCAGTGAGGGCATGGTAGATCTTGAGGCTCTCCGAAACGTAGTAGGGTCCAGAACAGCTGGTTTGATGATCACGAACCCCAATACCCTCGGAATTTTCGAGAAGAATATTCTCCCGATCGCGAAAGCCGTTCACGATGCGGGAGGTCTGCTGTACTATGATGGTGCAAACTTCAACGCGATTCTAGGGAAGGTTCGGCCTGGAGACATGGGATTCGATATTGTTCATCTCAATCTTCACAAGACCTTCGCGACTCCTCACGGCGGTGGTGGACCCGGTGCTGGACCCGTAGGCGTTAGAAAGGACCTCGAACAGTTCTTGCCCGTTCCACTGGTTGGTTTTGATGGCACGAAGTACTTCTTCGACTCCGATATTCCGCACTCAGTGGGAAAGGTTACGGCGTTTCACGGCAATATTGGTGTCTTGGTTAGAGCCTACGCCTATATCCTAAGTCTCGGCCCGGACGGGCTCAAGGCCGTTGCTGAGACCGCGGTTCTTAACACGAACTATGTTCTGGCCAGAGTTCTCGAGCACACCAAGTTTGAGCTTCCATATAGTCGGCAGAGGAAACACGAGTTCGTCCTGAGCGCCAAGAAGATCAGCGAACAGACAAGCGTGAGAGCACTGGATATTGGGAAGAGAATGCTGGATTGGGGAGTTCATTCCCCGACAGTCTATTTCCCGCAGATTGTGGAAGAGGCGATGATGGTAGAAGCGCCAGAGACTGAGAGTCTGAGGGACCTCGACGAGCTTGTAGAAGCATTCATCAAAGCCGGAAGAGAAGCCGAGACTGATCCTGAAAAACTACGAAGTGCTCCCCACGACACTTCCGTTGGAAGAATTGATGAGGTCAAGGCGTCGCATCCTAAAACCCTCACCCTAAAGTGGAACAATCCTAAGATCCAGAATCAAGCGTCTTGACTATGTTCGGGTTCTGCGAAGACTGTCATCTTCATGACATGTCCGCCTAAGACAATTAACGGTGGGCGAGAGCAGACTTGACTGTTTCGTCCAGCGTCCAAGAGGTTAGCTTATTAGCTGACCCGCGCAGTTTATCATTTCGTATTACGTTTTGAATACGTTCTCGCTATCATATGATATATGATCGTTCTCTTCCCAATTGTACTGATCGATTTTGTCAGCTGAAGAAATCTCTTCCGACGAGAGGCTAACGAATCCTGCCCTTAGGGTCTCTGTCGTTGGAGTAGGGGGTGCGGGGAACAACCTGTTGAGTCATGCAATAGGGGGAGGAGTCAGCGCGAGCCGCTGCGTAGCGGTCAATACCGATAGAGGACAGCTCTCTCGGTCCCTGGCGAGAAACAAGGTCTTCCTAGATCAGACAGTTGGTTCGGCGGCCACAAAAGTGGTTACAAAACGAGATGACCAGAGAACGTTCCAG carries:
- the gcvPA gene encoding aminomethyl-transferring glycine dehydrogenase subunit GcvPA codes for the protein MATFDHPFLPNAGASIRKTMLEAIGVASIDELFSDIPSQVRVNRPLKIDWLPSEQEVKGHVERLLAENKSASDMPLFLGGGIYNHYLPAAVKAILGRTEFQTSYTPYQAEISQGLLQSLFEFQSLVADLTQMDAVNSSLYDGSTALGEAARMASRATGRKKILVPQSLHPAKFSVLKNYTEPAGIGLETFMYDMETGGLSPSDLQSKVDRDTAAVYCEVPSFFGVLDPEVANIPSICHSKGALSIIGFDPISLGGLKPPGEYGADIVIAEGQSISTEMNFGGPALGIIGCRGENLIRQLPGRLIGMTTTLDGKERAFSMVLQTREQHIRREKATSNICTNEALFAIGAAAYLSLLGPQGLRQLFESILVKTSYAIKTLSEIPGVIVPRFTSPHYQEFVASFKGAKGTLAKLNKSLLSHGVHGGKSLVKDFPELGESALFCVTEVHSTEAIDKLRLLIEKLQKA
- the gcvPB gene encoding aminomethyl-transferring glycine dehydrogenase subunit GcvPB; translated protein: MYHQAKWDEPLIIERSGDGKKGHNPAIPSDIERKIVGQDIWKSVPKALLRNGLPPLPEISEPEVVRHYTRLSQENFSVDLGIYPLGSCTMKYNPKVSEAIAQNPKLEKIHPEQDESTVQGILGLLYRLDRFLAEITGMSRMSLQPVAGAAGEYLGALIMRAYHKSKGELEQRREMIIPDSAHGTNPASAAMAGFSVVVVPSSSEGMVDLEALRNVVGSRTAGLMITNPNTLGIFEKNILPIAKAVHDAGGLLYYDGANFNAILGKVRPGDMGFDIVHLNLHKTFATPHGGGGPGAGPVGVRKDLEQFLPVPLVGFDGTKYFFDSDIPHSVGKVTAFHGNIGVLVRAYAYILSLGPDGLKAVAETAVLNTNYVLARVLEHTKFELPYSRQRKHEFVLSAKKISEQTSVRALDIGKRMLDWGVHSPTVYFPQIVEEAMMVEAPETESLRDLDELVEAFIKAGREAETDPEKLRSAPHDTSVGRIDEVKASHPKTLTLKWNNPKIQNQAS